In a genomic window of Pedobacter sp. KBS0701:
- a CDS encoding aminopeptidase P family protein: protein MTFVEKLEALRQLMLAQQVDAYIITAADPHISEYLPAHYKAIPFACGFTGSAGTLVITQDFAGLWTDSRYFTQAEAQLSGTGYELVKLKVPHTPEYINWLLEILPGGAKVGFNHELITVALALEMKNSLAQYEIEIIDIDFISAIWPDRVGLPVENAFLIDEEAAGLSISAKINEVRTALKLNKADYHFISSLDDIAWLFNLRGKDVDYNPVTLSFALITPAMVKLFIDKKKLSQTDISTLNEQGVTLHPYGEVAQALKSLPKNMQIFIDPKRTCFGLFECLPKSSKIIAGINPSTHLKSLKNNTEINHIRKAMLHDGVALTRFFKWMEDHLGREKITEWSAAEKLASFRAEQASFVGLSFNTIAGYNANGALPHYIVTAESNQEILGNGLFLVDSGGQYLYGTTDITRVMPIGNCSASQADDYTLVLKGLIEGAKLIFPEGTKGYQIDSICRKPLWEHSINFGHGTGHGIGFFLNVHEGPQNISPANVDVVFKPGMITSIEPGIYRPGKYGIRIENLVLCVPKGNSEFGDFLTFETLTLCFIDTAIINKTLLATDQIAWLNQYNQMVFEKLKPVLSDEESEWLKVKCQPV, encoded by the coding sequence ATGACCTTTGTAGAAAAACTGGAGGCCTTACGCCAATTAATGCTTGCTCAGCAAGTAGATGCCTATATTATTACCGCTGCAGATCCACACATCAGTGAGTATTTACCGGCACATTATAAGGCCATACCTTTTGCTTGTGGATTTACAGGATCGGCAGGTACGCTGGTCATTACCCAGGATTTTGCAGGTCTGTGGACTGATTCGCGATATTTTACACAGGCTGAAGCACAATTGAGCGGTACCGGTTACGAATTGGTAAAGTTGAAAGTACCGCATACACCGGAGTATATCAATTGGTTACTCGAAATTTTGCCAGGTGGCGCAAAAGTAGGCTTTAACCACGAGCTCATTACGGTGGCATTAGCACTCGAGATGAAGAATAGTTTAGCCCAGTATGAAATAGAAATAATTGATATTGATTTTATCAGCGCAATTTGGCCAGATCGGGTAGGGCTACCCGTAGAAAATGCTTTTTTAATTGACGAAGAAGCTGCGGGACTTAGTATTTCGGCTAAAATAAACGAAGTAAGAACGGCTTTAAAATTAAATAAAGCAGATTATCATTTTATTTCTTCGCTTGATGACATCGCCTGGCTGTTTAATTTAAGAGGAAAAGATGTAGATTATAATCCTGTAACTTTAAGTTTTGCCTTAATAACGCCTGCAATGGTAAAACTCTTTATCGATAAAAAGAAGCTGTCGCAAACTGATATTTCTACTTTAAATGAGCAGGGCGTAACTTTGCATCCTTATGGCGAAGTAGCTCAGGCACTAAAAAGTCTGCCAAAAAATATGCAGATTTTTATCGATCCAAAACGTACCTGTTTCGGTTTGTTCGAATGTTTGCCAAAAAGTTCCAAAATCATTGCAGGAATTAATCCAAGTACACATTTAAAGAGTTTAAAGAATAATACTGAAATTAATCATATCCGAAAGGCGATGCTTCACGATGGGGTAGCTTTAACCAGGTTCTTTAAATGGATGGAAGATCATTTGGGCAGGGAAAAAATTACAGAATGGTCTGCAGCAGAGAAATTGGCCTCCTTCAGAGCAGAACAAGCTTCTTTCGTGGGTTTGAGTTTTAATACCATAGCTGGTTATAATGCAAATGGTGCATTGCCACATTATATCGTAACAGCAGAAAGCAATCAGGAAATTTTAGGTAATGGTTTGTTTCTTGTCGATTCCGGAGGCCAGTATTTGTATGGTACAACCGATATTACAAGGGTAATGCCTATTGGTAATTGCTCGGCAAGCCAGGCTGATGATTATACCTTAGTATTAAAAGGCCTGATTGAAGGTGCTAAATTAATTTTTCCGGAAGGTACCAAAGGTTATCAAATCGATTCCATCTGTAGAAAACCGCTTTGGGAACATTCCATAAATTTTGGTCATGGTACAGGTCATGGTATAGGTTTTTTTCTCAATGTACATGAAGGACCTCAGAATATTAGTCCTGCCAATGTAGATGTAGTCTTTAAACCAGGTATGATAACCTCCATAGAGCCTGGTATTTATCGTCCGGGGAAATATGGCATACGTATTGAAAATCTGGTTTTGTGTGTGCCTAAGGGAAATAGTGAATTTGGCGATTTTCTCACTTTTGAAACCTTAACTTTATGTTTTATCGATACCGCTATCATCAATAAAACACTTTTAGCAACAGATCAGATCGCCTGGTTAAATCAATACAATCAAATGGTGTTTGAGAAGCTTAAGCCCGTGTTGTCTGATGAAGAATCCGAATGGTTGAAAGTGAAATGTCAGCCTGTTTAA
- a CDS encoding LytTR family DNA-binding domain-containing protein: protein MYYSCAIVDDEQHAIDVLHDYIEDTRFLKLFSTFKNPIDALKTIGAGDKIDFLFLDIDMDGMKGTELSQHLRSKARFVIYASSHLENEVRKIDSSFECYLGKPISMKRFAGTIDKLIRLNNLPINN, encoded by the coding sequence ATGTATTATAGCTGTGCAATTGTCGATGATGAACAGCACGCCATTGATGTACTTCATGATTATATTGAAGACACCCGTTTTTTGAAACTCTTTAGCACCTTTAAAAATCCCATTGATGCATTAAAAACAATTGGTGCAGGTGATAAAATCGATTTTCTTTTTTTAGATATAGATATGGATGGAATGAAGGGAACTGAATTATCCCAGCATCTCCGCTCCAAAGCCAGGTTTGTGATCTACGCATCTTCCCACCTTGAAAATGAGGTGAGAAAAATAGATTCCAGCTTTGAATGTTATCTGGGCAAACCGATCTCCATGAAACGTTTTGCAGGTACCATTGATAAACTGATACGACTCAATAATCTGCCGATAAACAATTGA
- a CDS encoding esterase-like activity of phytase family protein, which produces MKKELLTLIVAISIGMVSCKKNHEETPAEFTYPAVAEVSDPSVLFTTAAGVKVYNGGFGSAVAADPNSPDVFYMLTDRGANVAGQLANSIIIGKPDFDPQIGKFRLKDGKLVLEQTIELKNASGNKLNGLPNPAGMGASGETAYDLNGQVIAPSADGIDSEGLVRAADGSFWISDEYGPHIAHFDATGKTIERINPFGTGTGGRTIPAVFANRRANRGMEGLAITPDGKTLVGMMQSPMYNPSKAAVANSVVLRILTFDIASGATRQYAYLMDNTTLTGVSDIVAVNSTTFLTIERDGLYGGAASNPATFKKVFKIDLSGATDISDSGNGATGKLYGGKTVEELNNAAGLSAAGITPVSKAVVLDLLKDLPSIYPHDKAEGLALLPGNILVISNDDDFGVVDNGASGFAQKILPLTNSVDRNRLYFVKIKL; this is translated from the coding sequence ATGAAGAAAGAACTACTCACCCTAATCGTAGCCATATCTATCGGTATGGTATCGTGTAAAAAGAATCATGAAGAAACACCAGCAGAATTTACTTACCCGGCCGTGGCCGAAGTCTCCGATCCATCGGTACTTTTTACCACTGCAGCTGGTGTAAAAGTATATAACGGAGGTTTTGGATCAGCAGTTGCCGCCGATCCGAACTCGCCGGATGTTTTTTATATGCTGACCGACAGGGGGGCGAACGTTGCCGGACAGCTCGCAAACTCAATCATCATCGGAAAACCTGATTTTGATCCACAAATTGGAAAATTCAGGCTGAAAGATGGGAAATTGGTACTCGAACAAACTATCGAACTTAAAAATGCATCTGGCAATAAATTAAACGGACTTCCAAATCCTGCAGGAATGGGGGCTTCTGGTGAAACTGCTTATGACTTAAATGGACAGGTGATTGCTCCAAGTGCCGATGGAATCGACTCAGAAGGCTTGGTAAGAGCAGCTGACGGATCATTTTGGATCAGCGATGAATACGGTCCACATATTGCACACTTCGATGCAACTGGTAAAACAATAGAACGCATTAACCCATTTGGAACGGGAACCGGCGGGCGTACCATTCCGGCTGTATTTGCTAATAGAAGAGCAAACCGTGGCATGGAAGGTTTGGCCATTACCCCAGATGGAAAAACTTTGGTAGGCATGATGCAGTCGCCAATGTACAACCCGTCTAAAGCTGCGGTTGCGAATTCGGTGGTTTTAAGAATTTTGACTTTTGATATCGCAAGCGGAGCAACCAGGCAATACGCTTACCTGATGGATAATACTACTTTAACAGGCGTGAGCGATATTGTTGCCGTTAACAGCACTACCTTCTTAACTATTGAACGTGATGGATTGTATGGCGGCGCAGCAAGCAATCCGGCAACATTTAAAAAAGTTTTCAAAATAGACCTGAGTGGTGCTACCGATATTTCTGATTCCGGCAATGGTGCAACAGGAAAACTTTATGGTGGCAAAACCGTGGAAGAACTGAACAATGCAGCAGGTTTAAGCGCAGCGGGAATTACCCCGGTAAGCAAAGCGGTTGTTTTAGACCTGTTAAAAGATCTACCATCCATTTATCCGCACGATAAAGCAGAAGGTTTGGCCTTACTTCCTGGCAATATCCTCGTAATTTCTAACGATGATGATTTTGGTGTGGTGGATAATGGTGCAAGTGGCTTTGCACAAAAAATATTGCCTTTAACAAATTCGGTTGATAGAAACCGTTTATACTTTGTTAAAATTAAACTTTAA